In Geopsychrobacter electrodiphilus DSM 16401, a single window of DNA contains:
- a CDS encoding pilus assembly PilX family protein has protein sequence MKKLLIFHNQRGFTLVQAIFILVVLALLGVAMMRLSGIQSSTSVFALQGARVYQAARSGLEWGAARAGGGNCAASTIFTVEGFNVTVGCSSATFTEAAITTTVYQINALAEFGNYGSPNYISRRVEMKVGF, from the coding sequence ATGAAAAAATTATTGATATTCCATAATCAGCGTGGTTTCACCCTGGTTCAGGCAATCTTCATTTTGGTCGTGTTGGCCCTGCTGGGGGTGGCGATGATGCGCCTGAGCGGCATCCAGAGTTCCACCAGTGTTTTTGCCCTGCAGGGCGCCCGGGTTTACCAGGCTGCGCGCAGCGGGTTGGAATGGGGCGCGGCTCGCGCCGGTGGCGGGAATTGTGCTGCCAGTACAATATTCACTGTTGAAGGTTTTAATGTGACGGTTGGTTGCAGCAGTGCCACTTTCACAGAAGCAGCAATTACTACCACTGTTTATCAAATTAACGCGCTGGCAGAATTTGGTAACTATGGCTCCCCAAATTATATTTCGAGGCGGGTCGAGATGAAGGTAGGATTTTGA
- a CDS encoding tetratricopeptide repeat protein produces the protein MSLLNQVLRDLQQRQASLSDTGIAPIVYSEASHRRRIFLFLFILMALVLAFGATRMYLSHGPATPVPTIGQPALPVDNLPLGVADALVQPRYNQLQMIRLLQSSDSSRLLLEFAAAQNKMPEMLLDGRVLRIFITEIAVRAPQLPRVDPHGLIRDMDLSWQDHVWQLQLKFNTDVRTQKLVLAADGLHGERLAIDIFPLSAPVKTPVRGAALTTAVTRAPRPVMRPVAAPVIVHAAVPEAQVVKKNYVQTQAERAEELYQHGLSAVRQQKFEQASILWQQTLDLAPGHLQARKNLIRVVLPHDRARADALFAAGLLLHDPLALRKWYARILLPIYGPAVAVTVLDAPLGQGTNDPVYRALQAGFWLQAGNFEQAREAYLALLRHNQTNALYRFGLAVALDQLQQNTALQAYRSAVKGDLPPNLNTYALSRIEGLSTGNGAGN, from the coding sequence ATGAGTCTGCTTAACCAGGTTTTACGCGATCTGCAACAGCGGCAGGCGTCGCTGTCAGACACTGGCATTGCGCCCATTGTTTATTCCGAGGCTTCGCACCGCCGTAGAATTTTCCTTTTTCTTTTTATCCTCATGGCGCTTGTTCTGGCGTTTGGTGCCACGCGCATGTATTTGTCTCATGGGCCTGCTACGCCAGTGCCCACCATCGGTCAGCCAGCCCTGCCAGTCGACAATTTGCCGCTTGGTGTGGCTGACGCATTGGTTCAACCACGGTACAACCAGTTGCAGATGATTCGGCTGTTGCAATCTTCGGATTCCTCGCGTTTGCTCCTTGAATTTGCTGCGGCTCAAAATAAAATGCCTGAAATGCTGCTGGATGGACGGGTGTTACGGATATTTATTACGGAAATCGCCGTGCGTGCGCCACAATTGCCTCGGGTTGATCCACATGGTCTGATCCGCGATATGGATTTGTCCTGGCAAGACCATGTTTGGCAACTTCAGCTTAAATTTAATACAGATGTGCGCACCCAGAAATTGGTTCTGGCCGCCGATGGACTGCATGGTGAACGTCTCGCCATCGATATTTTTCCGCTGTCGGCTCCGGTAAAGACGCCGGTTCGCGGTGCTGCTCTGACAACCGCCGTGACGCGCGCTCCTCGTCCTGTGATGCGGCCTGTCGCTGCGCCAGTCATAGTGCATGCAGCGGTACCTGAGGCGCAGGTGGTCAAAAAAAACTACGTCCAGACGCAGGCTGAACGGGCCGAAGAACTCTATCAGCATGGTCTCAGTGCTGTCCGTCAGCAAAAGTTCGAGCAAGCGAGTATTTTGTGGCAGCAGACACTGGATCTTGCTCCAGGGCACCTTCAGGCGCGCAAAAATTTAATTCGCGTCGTCCTACCGCATGATCGAGCACGTGCCGATGCCCTGTTTGCGGCAGGATTACTCCTGCATGACCCGCTGGCTCTGCGTAAATGGTACGCCCGGATACTCTTACCCATCTATGGTCCTGCAGTGGCGGTTACGGTGCTTGATGCCCCTCTTGGCCAGGGGACGAACGACCCAGTATACCGCGCCTTGCAAGCCGGGTTCTGGCTGCAAGCCGGAAACTTTGAACAGGCGCGAGAAGCCTATTTGGCCCTGTTGCGGCACAACCAGACCAACGCTCTTTATCGTTTTGGTCTGGCGGTTGCTCTGGATCAGCTGCAGCAAAATACAGCACTTCAAGCGTACCGCAGCGCCGTGAAGGGTGATTTGCCGCCCAATTTAAATACTTATGCGCTGAGCCGGATTGAAGGACTCAGTACGGGTAACGGAGCGGGCAACTGA
- a CDS encoding GspE/PulE family protein, producing the protein MAGPKQKIRIGDLLVEHDVITEEQLTKALATQKEQGGKMGNVLIGLGYVGEMQFVEFLAKQLNLPAVDLKLFHYDPQIVKLLPETAARRFRAMVLKDDGAQLLIGMADPTDLYGYDELNKILKRPISMAVVLEEDLLRALDTVYRRTQEIINIAEQLNEELAAGSNSLEQLLIETDVEDASVVRLLRSLFEDAVQVGASDIHIEPDEKVLRIRQRIDGVLYEQVMKEKRIATALVSRLKLVCGLDISEKRLPLDGRFNIRVKGRSVDVRLSTMPVQFGEAVVMRLLDQSSGILSLEQIGMGDLLLKRFRQHLHRPHGLLLVTGPTGSGKTTTLYAALNELNIAEKKIITVEDPVEYRLPRINQVQVHTRIGLDFARVLRSGLRQDPDIIMVGEMRDEETAEIALRAAMTGHLVLSTLHTNDAVSTALRLLDMGAKGFLVASSLRAVLAQRLVRRICDSCCGSAVDDPLQQHWLDSCAPGMQVVDFKAGRGCALCNNSGYHGRIGIFELLEIDSPLADALRRGASDEFANQAVRQNGFVSLGTSALALAKQGITSLEEVIRIAGQVEEPLLAMAHLGSED; encoded by the coding sequence ATGGCCGGACCAAAACAAAAAATCAGGATCGGTGATCTGCTGGTTGAACACGACGTCATTACGGAAGAGCAGCTCACCAAGGCCCTTGCGACCCAGAAGGAACAGGGTGGCAAGATGGGCAATGTCTTAATTGGCCTCGGATATGTAGGCGAAATGCAGTTTGTCGAATTTTTGGCCAAACAGCTCAACCTCCCCGCCGTCGATCTGAAGTTGTTCCACTATGACCCGCAAATAGTCAAACTGTTGCCCGAAACCGCCGCCCGCCGTTTTCGCGCTATGGTTCTCAAGGACGATGGGGCGCAGTTGTTGATCGGCATGGCAGACCCGACTGATCTTTACGGCTATGATGAGTTGAATAAAATCCTCAAGCGCCCGATCAGTATGGCGGTTGTGCTTGAAGAAGACCTGCTGCGCGCACTCGATACGGTCTATCGGCGCACCCAGGAAATAATCAATATTGCCGAGCAATTGAATGAGGAACTCGCGGCAGGGTCCAACAGCCTTGAACAGTTGCTGATTGAAACAGATGTTGAAGACGCCTCGGTTGTACGCTTGCTTCGCTCGCTCTTTGAAGATGCGGTACAGGTCGGGGCCTCGGATATTCACATCGAGCCGGATGAAAAGGTGCTGCGCATCCGCCAGCGGATCGACGGGGTGCTGTACGAACAGGTGATGAAGGAAAAGCGCATCGCTACGGCGCTGGTGTCACGCCTCAAGCTGGTCTGTGGACTTGATATCTCGGAAAAACGCCTTCCGCTTGACGGACGCTTTAATATCCGGGTCAAGGGCCGCAGCGTCGATGTCCGTCTGTCGACCATGCCGGTGCAGTTCGGCGAAGCGGTGGTGATGCGTCTGCTCGATCAGTCGAGCGGTATCCTGAGCCTTGAACAGATCGGCATGGGAGATCTCCTGCTGAAACGCTTCAGGCAGCATCTGCACCGCCCCCATGGTCTCCTGCTGGTGACTGGTCCGACCGGTAGCGGCAAGACCACCACCCTGTACGCCGCTCTCAATGAATTGAATATCGCCGAAAAGAAGATCATCACGGTTGAAGATCCGGTTGAATACCGGTTGCCGCGTATCAATCAGGTGCAGGTTCATACCCGTATCGGGCTCGATTTTGCGCGAGTGCTGCGTTCGGGGTTGCGTCAGGACCCTGACATCATCATGGTCGGTGAGATGCGTGATGAAGAGACCGCCGAGATCGCCCTGCGCGCAGCCATGACTGGCCACCTGGTGCTGTCGACCCTGCACACCAATGATGCGGTCAGTACGGCCCTGCGCCTGCTCGACATGGGCGCCAAGGGTTTTCTGGTCGCCAGCTCGCTGCGGGCGGTGCTGGCTCAGCGGCTGGTGCGGCGCATTTGTGACAGCTGCTGCGGTAGCGCTGTGGACGATCCTCTGCAACAGCATTGGCTCGACAGCTGTGCCCCCGGGATGCAGGTAGTCGATTTTAAAGCTGGTCGTGGTTGTGCTCTGTGCAACAACAGCGGCTATCACGGTCGCATCGGTATCTTTGAACTGCTGGAGATCGATTCGCCGTTGGCTGATGCCCTGCGGCGAGGGGCCAGCGACGAATTTGCTAATCAGGCAGTCCGGCAAAATGGCTTTGTCAGCTTGGGGACCAGTGCCCTTGCCTTGGCCAAGCAGGGAATAACCAGCCTCGAAGAGGTCATCCGCATAGCGGGCCAGGTTGAAGAGCCTTTGTTGGCAATGGCGCACCTTGGCAGCGAGGACTAG
- a CDS encoding type II secretion system protein, with amino-acid sequence MKNNSQGNILVKNYNLGFTLFELVVVICIISTLAVVATGYYRKLLVQVEQTTVEYNVGTLRSALAMQFAAYYVAGRRDELPALIDSNPMEMLAQKPKNYLGSYFSGQQQNLPVGNWYFDSEKKLLVYLVKNSAYFSSPLTGKPRIRFKIQPVYADTVKGEQIKNYICGLELKSLEPYRWLPPIVLDKIERLVQVKGD; translated from the coding sequence ATGAAGAACAATTCACAGGGAAATATTCTTGTTAAAAATTACAATCTTGGGTTCACTCTGTTTGAACTTGTGGTTGTCATATGTATTATCAGTACGCTTGCTGTGGTTGCCACGGGTTACTATCGCAAACTGCTGGTTCAGGTCGAGCAAACTACCGTCGAATACAATGTCGGTACCCTGCGCAGCGCTCTGGCAATGCAGTTTGCCGCTTACTATGTGGCCGGTCGTCGGGACGAGCTACCGGCGCTGATTGATAGCAACCCGATGGAGATGCTGGCCCAAAAACCGAAAAACTATCTGGGTAGTTATTTTTCTGGACAGCAGCAGAATCTGCCGGTTGGTAACTGGTATTTTGATAGCGAAAAGAAATTGTTGGTTTATTTGGTGAAAAACAGTGCCTATTTCAGCAGTCCCTTAACTGGAAAGCCGCGTATCCGCTTTAAAATTCAGCCGGTGTATGCAGATACCGTGAAAGGAGAGCAAATCAAAAATTATATTTGTGGCCTAGAATTGAAGTCGTTGGAACCTTATCGTTGGTTGCCGCCGATCGTGTTAGACAAAATTGAAAGACTTGTCCAAGTCAAAGGAGATTGA
- a CDS encoding prepilin-type N-terminal cleavage/methylation domain-containing protein produces MKNQKGFTLIELVVVIVILGILAAVAVPKFVDLTADARLANAKAVAGTLGSSSAINYAAALVKGAVIGTTTPSKTGSGVVDTLAAACTDATATALMDTGATFATGTGNYTVSGTGTLTNIGDKATCTIVYNDDAAATADFVVIGAK; encoded by the coding sequence ATGAAGAATCAAAAAGGTTTTACCCTGATCGAACTGGTGGTTGTGATTGTAATTCTGGGGATTTTGGCTGCGGTGGCAGTGCCCAAGTTTGTTGACCTTACCGCTGATGCCAGACTTGCAAACGCGAAGGCAGTAGCGGGCACCTTAGGATCTTCTTCTGCCATTAACTACGCGGCCGCATTGGTTAAAGGAGCGGTTATAGGTACTACTACTCCTAGCAAAACTGGTAGCGGGGTTGTTGATACTTTAGCTGCCGCTTGTACTGATGCAACGGCTACCGCGCTGATGGATACTGGAGCGACATTTGCGACAGGAACAGGGAATTACACCGTTAGCGGCACAGGAACTCTTACCAATATAGGTGATAAGGCAACTTGTACTATTGTCTATAATGATGATGCTGCTGCAACTGCCGATTTTGTTGTGATCGGTGCGAAGTAG
- a CDS encoding pilus assembly FimT family protein, with amino-acid sequence MTILNGSRLSGFTLVELVIVIVLLGILSAIVAPKFFNLNDYRNRAAYDELADALRYAQKLAVASGCAVQVSTGANSYTLKQPTPNCTSSTFAPISNHPVTSGSFSGVTVSASPASFNFDPMGRCSSPVAINVGGLPISVVAETGYVDAP; translated from the coding sequence ATGACAATATTGAACGGGTCAAGGCTCAGTGGTTTTACCCTGGTCGAACTGGTCATCGTTATTGTTCTGCTCGGCATTCTTTCGGCTATTGTCGCCCCCAAATTCTTCAACCTCAATGATTACCGCAACCGCGCCGCCTACGATGAACTTGCCGATGCGCTACGTTATGCGCAGAAGCTGGCGGTGGCCAGCGGCTGTGCGGTGCAGGTCAGCACCGGCGCGAATAGTTATACACTGAAACAACCTACGCCCAATTGTACCAGCAGCACCTTTGCGCCGATCAGCAATCATCCGGTCACCAGCGGCTCATTTAGCGGCGTAACCGTCAGCGCTTCCCCCGCCAGTTTTAATTTTGACCCCATGGGGCGCTGTTCCAGCCCCGTCGCTATCAATGTCGGTGGCTTGCCGATCAGCGTAGTGGCCGAGACCGGCTATGTGGACGCGCCATGA
- a CDS encoding type II secretion system F family protein has translation MAHYQYRARNAEGQLFEGLIEAASAGVVAGQLQAGGILPLTIDEVAAPLIKGQKKGFSLGRAPRVGRDDLILFCRQMFTLTKSGVPLVRAIRGLVETARNPTLGQALGQVVDSLEAGQDLAGAFSAHPRVFPGLFCRLVQVGENTGKLDEVFRQLSTFYEHEKDTVNRIKQALRYPTFVLIAIVCAVIFISLFVIPAFQKVFASFGAELPLATRILLGLSGFMLHYWPLLLILAIMLVAALKQLLNTHQGRYAWDRYKLKIPLVGDIILRGTLVRFSRAFNMSFGAGVPLTQALSFTARGLDNLFVGEKVELIRNGVERGDTLTRSATQTGLFTPLVLQMLAVGEETGSVDTMLEDVAEFYEREVEYDIKNLSSAIEPLMIIIIGGMVLVLALGVFLPMWNLAAVVK, from the coding sequence ATGGCACATTATCAGTATCGCGCCAGAAATGCCGAAGGGCAATTGTTTGAAGGGCTGATCGAAGCCGCTTCGGCCGGGGTGGTCGCTGGTCAACTTCAAGCGGGCGGAATTCTGCCGCTGACAATTGATGAAGTAGCGGCGCCACTGATAAAAGGGCAAAAAAAAGGTTTCAGCCTCGGTCGCGCCCCTCGTGTTGGCCGTGATGATCTGATCCTCTTTTGTCGTCAGATGTTCACTCTGACTAAATCCGGGGTGCCGCTGGTCCGGGCTATTCGCGGTCTGGTTGAAACGGCGCGCAATCCCACCCTGGGGCAGGCGCTCGGTCAGGTGGTCGATAGCCTTGAAGCCGGCCAGGATTTAGCCGGCGCCTTCAGCGCCCATCCGCGAGTATTCCCCGGACTGTTTTGTCGTCTGGTGCAGGTCGGCGAAAATACCGGCAAACTCGATGAGGTCTTTCGGCAGCTATCGACTTTTTATGAACATGAAAAGGACACGGTCAACCGCATAAAGCAGGCTTTGCGCTACCCGACCTTCGTGCTGATTGCCATCGTCTGCGCGGTTATTTTTATCAGCCTGTTTGTGATTCCGGCCTTTCAAAAGGTGTTTGCCAGCTTCGGGGCAGAACTCCCGCTGGCCACCCGGATTCTGTTAGGGTTGTCCGGCTTTATGTTGCACTACTGGCCGTTGTTGTTGATTCTCGCAATCATGCTGGTTGCAGCACTCAAGCAGTTATTAAATACACATCAGGGGCGCTATGCATGGGATCGCTATAAACTGAAAATCCCGCTGGTGGGCGATATTATTCTGCGAGGAACCCTGGTGCGCTTTTCCCGGGCGTTCAATATGAGTTTTGGGGCTGGGGTGCCGCTGACCCAGGCGCTCAGTTTCACAGCGCGCGGGCTGGATAACCTGTTTGTTGGCGAAAAGGTCGAGTTGATCCGTAACGGCGTCGAACGCGGCGACACCCTGACGCGCAGCGCCACTCAGACCGGCTTGTTTACCCCCCTGGTGTTACAAATGCTTGCCGTTGGTGAAGAAACAGGCTCGGTGGACACCATGCTGGAGGATGTCGCCGAGTTTTATGAACGTGAGGTTGAGTACGATATTAAAAATCTGTCCAGTGCCATTGAGCCGCTCATGATCATCATCATCGGCGGGATGGTTCTGGTGCTGGCGCTTGGAGTGTTTTTGCCGATGTGGAACCTCGCGGCCGTGGTCAAATAG
- a CDS encoding prepilin-type N-terminal cleavage/methylation domain-containing protein, translated as MIGLRRALNQQGVTLIELIVVMVVISIALVGVMSVINYTTLHSADPMLRQQSIAIAEAYMEEISLKSYTDPGGPVELGRADFDDVADYNGLTDNGAHDQTGAAIMGLESYTVQVTVGSASFGIPAVAGLKIDVTVTDPAGETLTLTGYRTDY; from the coding sequence ATGATCGGCTTAAGACGTGCGCTTAATCAGCAGGGAGTGACCCTGATTGAACTGATCGTGGTGATGGTCGTCATTTCGATCGCGCTGGTTGGTGTGATGTCGGTGATCAATTACACCACCCTGCATTCTGCCGATCCGATGCTGCGTCAACAGTCGATTGCCATCGCCGAAGCCTATATGGAAGAGATCAGCCTGAAAAGCTACACCGATCCGGGCGGCCCGGTTGAACTTGGCCGCGCCGATTTTGATGATGTGGCTGACTATAATGGTCTGACGGATAACGGTGCTCACGATCAGACGGGCGCGGCAATTATGGGGCTCGAAAGTTATACAGTGCAGGTGACCGTCGGTAGCGCCAGTTTCGGGATACCAGCCGTCGCCGGTCTCAAGATTGATGTCACGGTTACAGATCCGGCGGGGGAAACCCTGACCCTGACCGGCTATCGGACGGACTACTAA
- a CDS encoding prepilin-type N-terminal cleavage/methylation domain-containing protein, which translates to MMRTVFRPITAERGFTLIELIVVIVIVGILAVLGGQFIVTPVNQYIDLARRTRLVDQGEMVLRRMQRDVRQALPNSLRIGGGGKYLELLHTSDGGRYRRYLDPVTGGDLLDFTTADVSFDVLGVLRAAPLSGQRLVIYNVSASGVAGNVYANAPDNMAMIGTGSTLNHVILTPAFNFKHKSPYQRFFIVDEPLTYACEGNVLNRYAGYAPTASQPTPPGVTPALVTKNVSSCNFSYDPGASQRAGLVTLRLSLTESGETITLLHQIHVLNAP; encoded by the coding sequence ATGATGAGGACTGTTTTTCGGCCAATAACCGCTGAGCGTGGTTTCACTCTGATCGAATTGATCGTGGTGATCGTGATTGTCGGGATTTTGGCGGTCCTCGGTGGGCAGTTTATTGTGACGCCGGTGAATCAATATATCGATCTCGCGCGGCGCACACGATTGGTCGACCAAGGCGAAATGGTGCTTCGGCGCATGCAGCGCGATGTGCGTCAGGCCCTGCCGAACAGTCTGCGCATTGGTGGCGGAGGTAAATATCTTGAGCTGCTGCACACTTCTGATGGTGGCCGCTACCGACGCTATCTTGATCCAGTCACCGGAGGAGATCTCCTCGATTTTACCACGGCTGATGTCAGCTTTGACGTTCTGGGCGTGTTACGCGCAGCTCCGCTGTCAGGCCAACGGCTAGTCATCTATAACGTCTCCGCCAGCGGTGTGGCGGGCAATGTTTATGCGAACGCACCGGATAATATGGCGATGATCGGCACCGGCAGCACGTTAAACCACGTTATTCTTACCCCCGCCTTTAATTTTAAGCATAAATCACCTTATCAGCGTTTCTTCATTGTCGATGAGCCGCTAACCTATGCCTGTGAGGGGAATGTCTTGAATCGTTACGCCGGTTACGCGCCCACAGCCAGCCAGCCGACCCCACCAGGTGTGACTCCGGCACTCGTTACTAAGAATGTTAGCAGTTGTAATTTCAGCTATGACCCTGGTGCCAGCCAGCGCGCGGGTTTGGTCACTTTGCGGTTGTCCCTGACCGAATCGGGAGAAACCATCACCCTGTTGCATCAGATCCACGTGTTGAATGCGCCATGA